GGGTCTCTGCCCCGACCAGTCATGCTTCCCACCTTGTGCCAAATCTGGACACAAGAGTGCCTCCTGGCAGCTGGCCTGCTGTGCCACAGTGCTGGGTATGGCATAACTGCTACGCTTAATACCATGCTGAGCAGACTCGAATCCCGTTGGACCTGTGTGCAGGGGACAGATGGGCTAGCCTGGGACCTCTGTGGAGGAGGGGCTACCATAGGGTGTGGGAAGGGTCCAGTGTGAACCCTCACTTCCAGAAGCTCTCTGATGGTAACCTTGGGGAGATGGTGTGCCCAAAGGTCAACAGGTGGAGGGAGAATTGGAGCTGGTGTTTTGGGGTAccatcctattttcttttctgcagaTGGGCAAGGTGTGGGATGATCTGAAGCCGAAGCTCAGTTGCCTCTTCGCTGGACCACACAATGCGTTGACGCCACCACGGTCTCCGCAGGACGGCGTGTGTCCTCACTAGTGCCTGAGGCTGCGGCACAGTTCCCTGCGGCCTCACTAAAGCGTCTTTCCAAATGGTGTTTCTGGCCAATTCCCTTCAGGTGGCCACTGCCGCCCGTGGTGCCCTGGTGGGTGAAAGGGAACATCCATCTGAGCCCATGGGTGTGGCTGGTGGTTTTTCTCTTCCCTGGGTGGGAGGTCTGTGCCCCCCGACCCCTGCCCATCCTGCCCTGTGGCTGCTAGCCCGGTGCTGAGAATTCGGGTTCCTCATGACACCCAGGGCCAGGGTTGCTGAGGCTCATTTCCACACAGAAGATAATTCCTGGAGGAGTGTGGAGGAGGCTCTAGGTGCTAAAATAGTCCAGAGGGCTGGCCTGGGGCAGGGCTCAGCTGAGCAGGGCAGAAGGGAGGATAGGACTGCCCCATGACCAGGAAACCTTTGGGTGAGCAAATGGCCAGTCTGTCAGAGGTCAGAACGTTGACCAGGGTCTGCAGACATTCCAGCCTGGATGCCTGCTGGTGTAGGTTGCTGGACGTAGTGTTTGATGTTCTAGGGGACAGCTGAGGCCTGGTGTGGGGTCAGGTGTCCCTAAGCTGCCCCCTCCACATGGGTACACTGTGATCCTGAGTATAAGACAAAGGCACATTGAGAGCTTTGGAGATGAATGTGGAGGTTTCTGTCTGAGGGCTAGAAATTGGTCTGTCCTTTTCCTTGTTTGGGGGCAGCCAGTGTTGGAATCCATGTTGTAGGGCTCTGAGGCTTTAGGGGTGGGCAGGGACAGGTGTAGGGGAATGTGTTGCCTTCAgctggggtgttggggggagcatCCATGTGAGTGCACTTAATCCCTTTTAAAACCATTTCCTTCTTTTGGGCAACTGCAACCCCTCCAGCCCTGCTCTCCCAGGAGACTGGCCGGCTGAGGCCACTTTTCTCTTCAGGCTGAAGAAAGCCACTCTCTGGGTCAGACCTGGATTGCTGCTGCTCACACCCCTTCTGTGGTGAACAGGGAGCCACCTTTGAGCTCCCTGTTTTAGTAACCCAGGGAGAGAAGCGGAAGAGGGTCTGGTGGTCTATAGAACTTTTGAAATTCCTTCCAGGGATGCCTCTTAGATACTGAGGGGCAGGACTTGACCTCCTTGGACGTCCATGCAGCTTGCAGGCCTGCAACAGGGAGCCCCAGCACACTGCATACCCTGAGGGTGGGAAGTTATTCTACCTGTGCCAGAGGACATAGTGCTGTGATTGGTGGCAGTGAGGATTTGACTTTATCCCTGCTTCCCTGTAACCTCCCTCTATGGAAACAAGTCTTGGTTGCTGTGTGGACCTGTGTCACTTGCAGGACTTATTCTCGGCACCAAGACACTTGAGCTGTAACACCTGGCCCTGTTTGTGCTGAGCAGGCCACAAGGCCTATTCTGTTCTGTCCCAATTTGGGAGCCTGGCCTGTCTCGTTGTGGGACCAAAGTCTACGGGGAATTGTGGGCATGGGGCTGGGGGCCCGGGTCTCTAGACTGGGCAAGACTGCACTCCTCAAGTAGCCATTGGGACTTCTGGCCCCAAGCCTTCAGGATGGACTGTTCTGAAAAGAGCTTCACTGCCAGGGACCCTGGGATGAGTGAGTCCTGGTCACATTCCTGGTGTCTCCTGCTATGGAAGGAGGTCTCAGGGTCCTTATATTGTGTTATGGAAATATGGGCCTAGGGGAGGATAGCCTGTCTGCTCTCTTCAGTGCCTATGGCTCAGGAGCCAGGGTGTGGGGCTCTTCCTGCATGGCTGACAGTTCAGTTTGGATGGAGTTCCCTTCCTTCACCTCTCCCACCCAAGGGGAAGATCAGTGGGGTGAGTGGTATTTGCTAGACAGCAGAGGCCACTGTTTCTCACACTGTCACTTCCTGGTCCTGGGCAGAAGTGCTCCCATCTGGGGCAGGATTTGCTACTCCCAGCTCTGGGGTGGAGTCCCTGTGGTGGCAAGGGACCAAGGGTCCCTCCATCCTTCCCTAGCTGTCCTGCTGCCTCAACCTGCGTGCCACGCCGTGGCCATGCCTGGTCTGGTGGAAGGATGGCTGGGTGTAATCCTGGGCAAGGGAGGCTGAGTGGGATCTTGGCTACCACCTTCAGTTTGGACAGCCTGCGTGGCCAGCGGGAAGGCGACTGCAGAGCAGGAGCAAGTAGAACGTTCTGTCAGGTCCACCCTGCTCCATCCAGGGCACTCAGTGACAAGGGGCTAGGCTGCCCAGGCCATGCAGGAAGGGAAGACGGGCTGTAGGTCGCCACGGGGACACCTGGGACTCTGAGCCCATGAATTCAGGATTGTTCTTGGTGTCCAGGTCTTTTTCTTGTGCTTTGCGTGAGCCGGTCCTATGTATGAAGCACTTTACTAGCTGCAGGAATCAGTTACTACTACACCCAATAAACTGGAACTGTTTACAGGTGACCTGTGTTTTGTGGTTTTATCAACAAACCTGAATAGTTGCTCAATGTGTCTGAAAGTCCTAGTGCTTTGTGCAGTGGTGATCCAACTCTCCTTCCTGGTGGTCCTAAAGGAGAAAGCAAATGGCCTACCCTCCCAGAGCAGTGACTGCCCGTGGCCTGCACGCTGAGTAGCTGCCAGGCCCTCCTTTGTCCCTGTCTCCTCTGCCTAGCATGGTGGAAGTGGCCCAAGGGGACTGTTCAAAGGTGAAGccctttattttgcttaccaaacagaaaaaataagCCCAACTCTTGGTGCCACGAATGTGGCTGAACTGGCAGCTCCAGCTTGGTGCTAGATTTCTTCTACCTCGTGCAGTGAGTAGTCCACGATGGTGTCCTGACCCTGGAACTTGAAGTACCCCTGGAACTTCTTCTTTTGAAGCAGGAGTGGGAACCAGTACCTGTCGTCAGGCCACATGTCACCAAAGGGGATCTGGTCCAGTTGGAACCACTGAGGGCGCATTTCTGTACCgaggggcagagaggaagagcaccAGTGTCAAGGCAGGGCTGGTCTGGCCTGTGAGGAGCTACCTGCActacttatttttgtggtgctgggaactgaacccaggggcactctaccgcTGACCACGTCCCtggcccttctttttttttaatatttattttttagttgtagttggacacaatatcctcatttcacttatttatttttatgtggtgctgagtatcaaactcagggtcttgcacatgcaaggcgagcgctctaccgctgagtcacaatctcagccccttactttttattttgaggcaatctctcactatgttgcccagctgtccttgaacttgtcattgtcctgcctcagtctcccaaattgctgattAAGTCATGCTCCACCGCCTCCAGCTTGCACAGCAGTGCTGTGaggaatttaatttacttttatacttAATCCTCATGACTGTTCTTCCTCTTTTATGGATCAGGAAAAAGGGGTTCAGAGCTGCAGCCTGCTGAGCTGTGGTGCCTGAGTAGCCAGGGTTCTAAGGCACAGACTGTTTAGTGCCTCCCTGTGAGATGGGGACGGTGGGCGGGCCTGAGGCCCACATCTGGCTGCGCTTTCTCCTAGCCAACTGTGTGGAACTGGATGTGCTTCCTCCCCTTCTGTGGTGGGGAGCGGATACCCCAAGGCTCACCGTCGCTCTCCTGGGGCGTCCCCTGCACACTGTCAGTACAGAAGATGTGCACATCCATCAGCTCGGGGGTGCCCACGAACTCAAACTCAATGTGGCCCACCTTGTACAGCGTGTTCACTGTCAGACCACTCTCCTCCTGCAGCTCCCTGTAGgcagaggagacaggaggagaaTGGAGCGTCATAGCACGATGACCACAGGCCAAAGGGGAGCCCAGAGGTGGGGTGCATGGGCTGCAGACCCCAGGAGGCTGCCATCAGGTGTTAATAGTCCAAACCTGGCCCAACCTTGGAATTAACTTGAACTTGAAAAAATTTGGGATTTGTGGCACCTGCCTGTGGTCCCACAGTCTCAGGAAGTTGACACAAGAGGATCACCTGTGCCTGGGAGTTaacagaccagcctgggcaacatgatGATATCCCATCTCAAAAACCAACAATGAAAATCCCCTGGAATTTGGTTCAGAGGCTCTTGGGAGGGTCTGGCCAGTCCTCTGCAGAGGACCACCCAGGGTATGAGTCTCATGAGTGGATTACAGGGCAGAAGTTTGTCCTCCCCTAAGCCCACACTTCCCCTTTCCTCAGACTCAGTCCATTCCCTCTTCTGCGTTGGAACTTCGGACCCTGCTGCATGGGCATGAGGACACAGATGCCCCTTGGCTCTGGGCCTTCTCCTAAGAATGTGCTTCCAGCCTCACACCCTTACTGAGACCACAGGACCATAGGCCATAGTCTCTCCTGAAGGAGCGGTTGTCACGTTCAGTTCTGCCATGGAGCCAACTCCTCTGGGCAGATCCTACAGGACAAATCTCTTGGCTTGTGTTCTGGGGCCTTTGTATTGCCTTCTCAGGACACtttcccagcagctcagccagCTGTGCCTGGAGGTGTGAGGAGCTCATCTAACATGGAACAAGTCTCTGTTCCACTGGACAGAACCTGAATGCTTCCCCTGAGGGTCTGGTGCTGCTgctaatttaaaagtattttaaaaccacCTGTCTACCCTACACAGTCCTGGAAATGGAAGACTCATGAACCTAACACCCAGCAAGACTTGTGTTGCTGTTTCAGGGACTTCCCTTGAGTCTCTCCCTATATATTCTGGAACCGAGCAGAGTTAAAGTCTACCTTGCACTTTCCACCCAGCAAGCAAGGAGCATGTAATAGTCTGCCCTAGAGGAGCCTGTCTAGTTTTTCAATTGCTGCTGTTACAGAAGAGTAAACATTTGCGTTCAACTTTGGGTCATTATGGAAAATGCTGTGCTGAGCACCTAGGTCTGCACACCTTGTACCATCAACGTGTACCCAAGTGCACACAGTGCTCATGCCCTCCAGCAGACACTCCCTAAGACCTGCTTTGTGCTTGGGATCCTTAGGACATACAAAGCTGTGAGTTCCACTGGCCTTTCTTCCCACGGCCCTGGAGTTACTTTTGTTTCTATAACAGTAGTCTGACCATTTATAGCTGGAAGAAAATCTTAGCTTTGATCTCCAAGTTGTGCTGGGAACACACTGCCATCTGTAGTAGGCAGTCAGGGACCCACTCTGTTCATTTGCAAACACATACACATTAGGTTAAGTGGTCCTCTGCTGCTCCTGAAAAGACACTGCCTTTTGCTGCCAATTCATATACACAGTCCAGAAATTGACATATTCATTGAGATGGTTAATTAAAACTGGACtggatctttaaaaaatgagtgtTTTCACTTGGGGTGTGTGCACAGCGGCTCCCCAATTAAATATAATGGAGCTGCAACAGGGCCTCACCCACCTCTCTGGCAGCAGACTGCCAGTTCTCCCTTTAAAAAGCATCACCGGCTGATGTAATGTTTTGACTGATTTTGGTTAATCCTCCCCCAGTCTGTGGCAGTGCATGCAGTATCAGTAATCCTGGTGACAGAGCTGGAGCTCCATTTCACAAGCTGAGATAATTAGACAGATGAAGACGACCCTGTTAGTTTTGCTAAAGAGTCTGCTTGTGTCTGTGATGCAGACGGCATCCTGGAGAACAGGATGAGCAATGAATTAGACGCAAACACGGAGCAGAAAGTGTGCTCTGTGGtgtgggaggtggaggtggaaggcCCAAGGACTTGGCATTAGTGGTTCCCTGGCTGCTGAGGTGGTGTCATTGGGTGCTGACTAGAAAAACATGGctcatgggctgggattgtggctcagcggtagagcactcgcctagcacgggcgggaccccacataaaaataaaggcattgtgttgtgtccatctacacctaaaaaataaatattaaaaaaagaaaaacatggcttATGTCATACACTACAGCTCAGACCTGAGGCCCAAGGCACTCAAAGTCCCCAGTGCCTGCATGGCCcccaggcagaggaggaggccCTCGGTGATACTAAATGTGATACTTATGGCTCCCTATCAGGACTGCCACTGTGAGAATGGATAAGTACTCGTGCCTGCCCCCTGTGGGTGAAGAGGGGAACATGTTCCTGGCTCTGGGATACTCCTGAGGGAATAGGACAGGCAGTGTGTGCAGGAAGCACACAGAATGTTTGGGAGAGGCAGCCGCCAGGCACAGAAGTCTTTCAAGGAGCCAGCTCCATTCAAATGCCCAAGTCTCAACCTGCATGGCTCCAGAGCATCCTGACTCTCACATGCATATGAATGTCAGAGGGGCTGTGCACTTTGCTCTCCTGCATGCCCCTCTCACCCCACAGGCAGGGATGGGGCATGAGGGTCTGTCAGATGGTGTCCCTTCCTTTGACTGCATTGTGCATACTGCCTTCTGGGCTGGTGCCCAGAGCTAACCAGGGGCTCTAAGGAACCACATGGTCCACAGGGCTGATGGGTCTAAACTGGGCAGTGTGTGCCCCTTGATGCTGAACCTCTGACCTTAGTCCAAGGGTGAGACTAGTCCCCACCTTAGTGGAGGTCCCTGAAGCATGGAAACCACTCCTATTCTGTGGCCGCAGGGAGGGTGTTCTCTGTAGGAGCCGCTGCCTCCAGAGGCACTGCACACTGCTGTCTATGCCAAGTTAGGGAAAAGCGCTGGGGCAGCTGGGCCCAGGCAAGTTTGGGCAGAGCAGCTCTGGTGCAGCTCCTGGGGCAGGCCCAGAGTGCAAATTATTACGATCCTCTCAGGATTCTAAGACAACCTCCTCCACAGTGACACTGGAGAGTGACCTATCTTAGAGGGTAAGTTGGTCTGAACAATGACACTCACTTATAGTGGGATCAGGATGCCAAGGAACATGGCCATGGGCTTGCAGGCTGGGTCCCCCATTGCTGGGTCCCCCACTACAGGGCCAGCCAGCATCCAGTCAGCTTTGCTAAGTGTGTGCATCTGCCCACCTTCCTGCTGCTTAGGGGAGGCCTGCCCTATGCCAGGACTCCATGTGGTGGAAAGGAAGCTGATGTGGTTTCACATGGCAGTATCTTTCACCTATGACAAAGGTAACGGCAGTGCAAGGGACATGGTCTTTCCAGGAAGGAAGTAAGGTGCTGTCTAGAGAGCTTTGTGGGAAAACCTGTTGTTTTTTAAGCTACAGATGGACataacacttatttatttatttaatgtggtgctaaggatcaaacccagtgcctcacacgtgctgggcaagcactctaccactgagatacaaccccagcccaaaacccAGTCTTAAACCCTTGCCTAATCATTTGTAAAAACTGAATTCTGCATGGATTGTAGACttaagtttctaaaatttttaggAGAAAACTTAGATCTGACTGTCTTCCTAGGCTTGGGATAGGCAGATTCCCTCAAAGGATATAAATAATTctaaccataaagaaaatatatggggcctggttgtagctcagtggtaaagtgcttgcctcacatgtgtgaagcactgggtttgatcctcagcatcacgtaaaaataaaaatagatactgttgttcacctacaactaaataagtattaaaaaaatctagagaCTAGTatcaacattattaaaaaaagaatatatgtgaaTTGCATTAAAGTGATGAACCtctgtttattaaaatatcattaagaatcaagggctggggctatggctcagtgatagaatgcttgtcTTGCATAGTTGAGgcattgggttggatcctcagcaccacataaaaataaataaaatggaggtattgagtccatctacaactaaaaatattttaaaaaataattaaggagCAAGCTACAGAGTAGAGGATATTGGCAACACACCCAGCTGACAACTGACACCCAAAGTACAGAATGAAGTTGGGTGTAGTGGCCACACCTGccaccccagctacttgggaggctgaagcaggggaattacaagtttgaggccagtaaGGGaacttagaccctgtttcaaaataaaaaaagggctggagatgtagttcagtggtagagcacactggGTTTAATACACTACCAAAAAAATAGTGTATAATGAactgaaaatcaagaaaaaagcaaCCCGATTAAAGAAGAGCAGAAGGCCTGAGTAGTCCCTGGAGGATGTCAGTGGTGGCAGATGCTCAAAAGGTGCTTAACTTCATCTCTCACCAGTTAAGGGCAAACTAAACCCACAACGGGAGGTCACCACGTTTGCCAGCATGGCTAAAAGAAATACCAAGTGTTGCCGAGGACTCGGGAACCCGAACTCATCCCACCACGTGGGAATTTAATTAGTGCaacttctttggaaaactggcaTTGCTATAGCTCCACAGCTAGTTTTCCTCCTGACTAGGTAAGGAGCGAGTCCAGCGGGCACTGGAGGACAAAGGAAGGGGGCTGTTCATGGCAGCACTCCCTGCATAATGGCAGACGCAGTATCTTCAGGTGCTGGAATACCATACAGCAGTGAGAAGGAAGGAACACTGCTACATgtacatgtaatttttattttttattttttttgtggtgttggggattgaacccaaggccttgtgtatgtgagttaagcactttaccaactgagctctattcCCAGCCCACATACATATAATGTTTGGAAAGAAGCCAGACAATAATAGGGTGCCTTCTAGCTGGATgtggctgcggcaggaggatcacaagttcaaagccagcctcagcaacttatcgaggccctaagcaacttagcaaaaccctgtctcaaaaagggctagggatgaggctcagtagttgagtgcccctggattcaatccctggtaaccgccccgccaaaaaagaaaaacaaaaagaagggtGCCTCCACTATGTACCTTGTAGTTCAGAACAAGCCCACGTCAGTGGCTATGAGAGTCAAGGTTGCCTTTGTAGGTGGGGATGGGGTAAGGTGTTGGGGGGGGCACACCCCAGGCCTGTTACTAGATCCACGCGTTGATTAAACAGGTGGACCTTCTTCAAGACTCTGCAACTTCCTGTAgaagtgcatacctgtaatcccagctctttgggagctgagacaggagaaccacaagtttgagaccttgtctcaaaataaacaaataaaatgggctgggggtatagctcagtggtagactgtcctgggttcaatttccactACTGAGAAAGAGAAAGTATGCAACTTTCTATATTGGCATCACAAGATAAAAACTTGACTTAATATCATTATATTGTGtgaatgtacaaatatgtaacaacaaatcccaccaccacatacaactataatgcagcaataaaaagatATACGAgacagctgggtgcggtggcacacccTGGAAacctgggaaggctgaggcaggaggactgtgagttcaaagccagtctcagcaacggtgaggtgctaagcaactcagtgagacactgtctccaaaaaaaatacaaaatagggctgtatCCCTGGTACactccccccatcccccccaaaacccaaaaaacaataACCTTGAAATGTCTTTAATCCTGGCTCCATGGGGTGCTTCTGGGAAGGAGTTGGGAAATGAGTAATTAAATATGATTACAGAGATTGATGCTGGAGAAGAAAACAGGATGAGGTTTATCAACAACTGCAGGGCGGGAGGAGGCGCCTTCCTCGATGTGAAGGCTGAGAAGGGGTCTCCCAGGTGAGGAGGGTGGGCAGCAGCTGGAGGATCTGAGGGACAGTGGGAGCGA
The sequence above is drawn from the Urocitellus parryii isolate mUroPar1 chromosome 9, mUroPar1.hap1, whole genome shotgun sequence genome and encodes:
- the Nudt1 gene encoding oxidized purine nucleoside triphosphate hydrolase codes for the protein MVASRLYTLVLVLQPQRVLLGMKKRGFGAGRWNGFGGKVQEGETIEDGAKRELQEESGLTVNTLYKVGHIEFEFVGTPELMDVHIFCTDSVQGTPQESDEMRPQWFQLDQIPFGDMWPDDRYWFPLLLQKKKFQGYFKFQGQDTIVDYSLHEVEEI